A part of Perca fluviatilis chromosome 15, GENO_Pfluv_1.0, whole genome shotgun sequence genomic DNA contains:
- the LOC120575391 gene encoding uncharacterized protein LOC120575391, translating to MAATPEDVGDIVRREITSRLIIKLESALSRTPLDLDFLQFACRQELYLWEALSRHVNVPPDIVQALRDFLHLVMDHIENAEVTSSTVETVAGEMGRPRYNLEKERLVELLEINLSVDCIAKLLCVSASTVNRRMREFGLSARQNYSNATDQELDNAVQRIKNEMPTAGYSMVKGRLKSMGIHVQWRRVTASMHRVDSLGILSRLTGLGCIVRRTYSVRGPLSLWHVDTNHKLIRYNIVLFGAVDGYSRKVMCLNAATNNRASTAFTAFKKATERHGISSRVRGDQGVENVEIARFMFTVRGTDRGNFMSGKSVHNQRIERLWRDVRTCVISKYYNALHSLEMDHLLDVSSREDLLTVHLTFLPKLKADLEAFVEGWNNHPLRTEGNKTPEQIWHSGMMLRPIDQPENLEDIEEPDIDWDVAADYGEDVDGVIEQQLVELQLLIEENRDTDTRDLYLLCHEYVLQALSGV from the exons ATGGCGGCGACACCTGAAGATGTAGGC GACATAGTCAGACGTGAGATTACTTCCAGGCTGATCATTAAATTAGAGTCAGCGCTTTCAAGAACGCCtcttgacttggacttcttACAATTTGCATGTCGGCAGGAGCTGTACCTCTGGGAAGCACTGTCAAGGCATGTAAATGTCCCCCCAGATATTGTACAGGCCTTAAGAGATTTCCTCCATCTGGTCATGGACCACATTGAAAATGCTGAAGTTACCAGCAGTACTGTTGAAACtgtagctggagagatggggcGTCCCAGGTACAATTTAGAGAAGGAGAGACTTGTTGAGCTTTTGGAGATAAATCTGTCTGTGGACTGCATCGCAAAGTTACTGTGCGTTTCAGCCAGTACAGTCAACAGACGGATGAGGGAGTTTGGTCTCTCTGCCAGACAGAACTACAGCAATGCTACTGACCAGGAGCTTGATAATGCAGTCCAACGCATCAAAAATGAAATGCCCACAGCAGGCTATAGTATGGTCAAAGGGAGGCTAAAGTCCATGGGAATCCACGTCCAGTGGAGGAGAGTTACTGCATCAATGCATCGAGTGGACTCGCTTGGGATTCTTTCTAGACTGACTGGACTGGGCTGCATTGTGCGAAGAACTTACTCTGTCAGGGGGCCCCTTTCACTGTGGCATGTCGACACTAACCACAAACTTATCAG GTACAACATTGTACTTTTTGGTGCAGTGGACGGCTACTCCAGGAAG GTGATGTGCTTGAATGCTGCAACAAACAATCGTGCATCAACCGCATTCACTGCCTTCAAAAAAGCTACTGAGAGGCATGGAATATCCTCAAG GGTGAGAGGTGATCAGGGAGTGGAGAATGTCGAAATAGCCCGATTTATGTTCACTGTCCGTGGAACTGATCGAGGAAACTTCATGTCAGGAAAAAGCGTCCATAATcaaag GATTGAACGTTTGTGGCGGGATGTCAGAACATGTGTGATATCAAAATATTACAACGCACTCCACAGCCTAGAGATGGATCACCTTCTTGATGTGTCCTCCAGAG AAGATCTTTTGACAGTCCACCTGACATTCCTTCCTAAACTGAAGGCAGACCTGGAGGCTTTTGTGGAAGGATGGAACAACCACCCACTGAGAACAGAAGGGAATAAAACTCCTGAGCAGATTTGGCACTCAGGAATGATGCTTCGACCGATTGACCAGCCAGAGAATcttgag GATATTGAAGAGCCGGACATTGACTGGGATGTTGCAGCTGACTATGGAGAAGATGTGGATGGTGTGATAGAACAGCAGCTAGTAGAGCTTCAGCTGCTGATTGAAGAAAATAGAGACACTGACACTAGAGACCTTTACCTCCTATGTCATGAATATGTGCTTCAGGCTTTGTCAggtgtttaa
- the LOC120575337 gene encoding uncharacterized protein LOC120575337, whose protein sequence is MANAKEEDDLRNMALNLVARLRATLNNPTPNIQGQCNAQSSSARVSRQDTSQEPQLHNAVRGPAQAPSGTAVQKNMARCFPGLFKDKQKCRPPSRLSKKRSGTKTTPIQFFLLDSPTERTPKPSDELMLLQAGLGRRTVNVPEDACHNDITHILSETYPKMSELEGAWMLHKAMGGSGQWKLNLLTPEEEGYTGASLVKSWGGKGCLYIMPIQNTLDISPLPFTALEFQAMPKAQCVSCQEYVPLQLLGLHVKTCIQSKVKVETHSDDDTINLDDEVASDDVQPSHLESKVACPLCSQLFTKDDIHVHASVSGERMFQRAEQ, encoded by the exons ATGGCGAACGCAAAAGAGGAG GACGATTTGCGCAATATGGCCCTCAATTTGGTGGCCAGGCTGAGAGCTACATTGAATAATCCAACACCAAACA TTCAGGGACAGTGCAATGCACAGTCAAGCTCAGCCAGGGTATCCAGGCAGGACACATCCCAGGAACCACAATTGCACAATGCGGTGCGTGGACCTGCACAGGCACCTTCAGGGACTGCAGTTCAAAAGAATATGGCCAG GTGTTTCCCTGGACTATTTAAAGATAAGCAGAAGTGTAGGCCTCCTTCGCGATTGTCTAAAAAAAGgtcaggcaccaaaacaacgCCAATCCAATTCTTTCTTCTGGACAGCCCAACTGAGAGAACCCCCAAACCATCTGATGAGCTAATGCTTTTACAAGCTGGGTTAGGAAGAAGGACTGTAAATGTTCCAGAGGATGCTTGCCATAATGAT ATTACACACATTCTTTCTGAGACGTATCCAAAGATGTCAGAACTGGAGGGTGCCTGGATGCTGCACAAAGCCATGG GAGGATCAGGTCAATGGAAACTCAACTTGTTGACACCTGAAGAGGAAGGATACACAGGGGCCAGCCTTGTGAAGAGCTGGGGAGGCAAGGGCTGTCTCTACATTATGCCCATCCAGAACACACTGGACATTTCTCCCCTACCCTTCACAGCTCTGGAGTTCCAGGCCATGCCGAAAGCCCAGTGTGTGTCATGCCAGGAGTATGTGCCTCTGCAGCTCCTCGGTCTCCATGTCAAGACATGTATCCAGTCTAAAGTCAAGGTTGAG ACCCACAGTGATGATGACACTATCAACTTGGATGACGAAGTG GCATCTGATGATGTGCAGCCATCACATTTGGAGAGTAAG gtTGCTTGTCCATTGTGCAGTCAACTATTTACAAAAGACGACATCCATGTGCATGCAAGTGTCTCGGGAGAG AGGATGTTTCAAAGGGCTGAACAGTAG